The Phycisphaeraceae bacterium genome has a window encoding:
- a CDS encoding ATP-dependent Clp protease proteolytic subunit: MRLFSPDDSIRPYDRVPQEVLSAVQYQRTREMTLEELLLENRVVFLVGEIHPGSAARVIMQMLYLENHKKGQDINFYINSPGGAVDDTLAIYDTMQFISSDVSTVCIGRAYSGGAVLLCAGAKGKRSILPHAKVMIHQPYGGVTGQAADIQIQADQILKDKRTLTEIIARHTGQPVERVAADKERDKYFTAQEARDYGLVDEVFVGPPKGDKKE, translated from the coding sequence ATGCGACTCTTCTCACCAGACGACTCGATCCGCCCGTACGACCGCGTTCCGCAGGAGGTGCTCAGCGCGGTGCAGTACCAGCGCACCCGCGAGATGACCCTCGAGGAACTGCTGCTGGAGAACCGCGTGGTGTTCCTCGTGGGCGAGATTCACCCCGGCTCCGCCGCCCGCGTCATCATGCAGATGCTCTACCTCGAGAACCACAAGAAGGGGCAGGACATCAACTTCTACATCAACTCCCCTGGCGGCGCGGTGGATGACACGCTGGCCATCTACGACACCATGCAGTTCATCTCGTCGGACGTGTCCACCGTCTGCATCGGGCGGGCGTACTCGGGCGGGGCGGTGCTGCTCTGCGCCGGAGCCAAGGGCAAGCGCTCCATCCTGCCCCACGCCAAGGTGATGATCCACCAGCCCTACGGCGGCGTCACCGGCCAGGCGGCGGACATCCAGATCCAGGCCGACCAGATCCTCAAGGACAAGCGCACCCTCACCGAGATCATCGCCCGGCACACCGGCCAGCCGGTGGAGCGCGTGGCCGCCGACAAGGAGCGCGACAAGTACTTCACCGCCCAGGAGGCCAGGGACTACGGGCTGGTGGATGAGGTCTTCGTCGGCCCGCCGAAAGGTGACAAGAAGGAGTAG